The following coding sequences are from one Desulfomicrobium macestii window:
- a CDS encoding barstar family protein has product MDFIIIDGKNMTNEKQMHHELKKKLKFPDYYGCNFDALYDCLTDISNNEIIIIHNFIYAFKSLNKISVSMIEVFYSAKMNTGDFHFLVIDEEIGNYIDMLSL; this is encoded by the coding sequence ATGGATTTTATAATTATTGATGGAAAAAATATGACTAATGAAAAACAAATGCACCATGAGTTGAAAAAAAAACTTAAATTTCCAGATTATTATGGATGCAATTTTGATGCACTTTATGACTGCTTAACAGATATATCAAATAATGAAATTATTATAATACATAATTTCATTTATGCTTTTAAAAGTCTCAATAAAATTTCTGTTAGTATGATTGAAGTATTTTATAGCGCAAAAATGAATACAGGGGATTTCCATTTTTTAGTTATAGATGAAGAAATAGGTAATTATATAGATATGTTAAGTCTGTAG